One Myripristis murdjan chromosome 17, fMyrMur1.1, whole genome shotgun sequence DNA segment encodes these proteins:
- the gpt gene encoding alanine aminotransferase 2-like isoform X2, protein MTENGMASRGKVLTIDTMNPTVKKVEYAVRGPIVQRAVQLEKELREGAKKPFAEVIKANIGDAHAMGQQPITFFRQVLALCSYPELLNDSTFPEDAKSRARRILQSCGGSSIGAYSASQGIDCVRQDVARYIEQRDGGIPCDPDNIYLTTGASDGIVTMLKLLVCGEGKSRTGVMISIPQYPLYSAALAELGAVQINYYLNEEKCWSLDISELQRALDEARRHCNPRALCIINPGNPTGQVQSRQCIEDVIRFAAKERLLLMADEVYQDNVYADGCKFHSFKKVLFEMGPEFSNNVELASFHSTSKCYMGECGFRGGYMEIINMDAEVKAQLTKLVSVRLCPPVPGQALMDLVVNCPQPGEPSYNNFMKERTATLGVLAEKAKLTEQILNTVPGISCNPVQGAMYSFPRITIPEKAIREAKEKGQAPDMLYCMKLLEETGICLVPGSGFGQKEGTYHFRMTILPATDKLKILLSKVKEFHQKFTQQYS, encoded by the exons GGAGCGAAGAAGCCCTTTGCTGAGGTCATCAAGGCCAACATTGGTGACGCACATGCCATGGGCCAGCAGCCAATCACTTTCTTCCGTCAG gtcTTGGCACTCTGCTCTTACCCTGAACTGTTGAATGACAGCACATTCCCAGAGGATGCTAAAAGTAGAGCACGGCGCATTTTGCAGTCCTGTGGAGGAAGCAGTATCG GTGCTTATAGTGCCAGTCAGGGCATCGACTGTGTGCGTCAGGATGTGGCTCGCTACATCGAGCAAAGGGACGGGGGCATTCCCTGTGACCCAGACAACATCTACCTCACCACAGGGGCCAGCGATGGCATTGTG ACCATGCTGAAGCTGCTGGTGTGTGGCGAGGGGAAGAGCCGCACGGGTGTGATGATCTCCATCCCCCAGTACCCGCTGTACTCAGCCGCCCTGGCTGAACTGGGCGCCGTGCAGATCAATTATTACCTTAATGAGGAAAAGTGCTGGAGTCTGGACATCAGTGAGCTGCAGCGTGCCCTGGATGAGGCCAGGCGCCACTGCAACCCCCGAGCCCTCTGTATCATCAACCCTGGAAACCCCACCG gTCAGGTCCAGAGCAGACAGTGCATTGAAGATGTGATCCGGTTTGCAGCAAAGGAGCGTCTCCTCCTGATGGCTGACGAG GTGTACCAGGACAACGTCTATGCTGATGGCTGCAAGTTCCACTCCTTCAAGAAGGTCTTGTTTGAGATGGGACCAGAGTTCTCCAACAACGTGGAACTGGCATCTTTCCACTCCACTTCTAAGTGTTACATGGGAGA GTGTGGTTTCCGTGGTGGCTACATGGAGATCATCAACATGGACGCTGAGGTGAAGGCCCAGCTGACGAAGCTGGTGTCGGTCCGTCTGTGTCCCCCTGTCCCAGGACAAGCTCTGATGGACCTGGTGGTCAACTGTCCCCAGCCTGGGGAGCCCTCCTACAACAACTTCATGAAG gaGCGCACAGCCACCCTGGGCGTCTTGGCGGAGAAGGCCAAGCTGACAGAGCAGATTCTGAACACTGTGCCTGGCATCAGCTGTAATCCTGTGCAGGGTGCCATGTATTCCTTCCCTCGCATCACCATCCCTGAAAAGGCCATCAGAGAGGCTAAG GAGAAGGGCCAGGCTCCGGACATGCTCTACTGCatgaagctgctggaggagactGGGATCTGCCTGGTGCCTGGCAGCGGCTTTGGCCAGAAGGAGGGAACCTACCACTTCAG AATGACCATTTTGCCAGCGACGGACAAGCTGAAGATCCTTCTGAGTAAAGTGAAGGAGTTCCACCAGAAATTCACCCAGCAGTATTCTTAA